The following coding sequences lie in one Psychrobacter arenosus genomic window:
- the gyrA gene encoding DNA gyrase subunit A — MSDSVSPIAIVDEMKQSYLDYAMSVIVSRALPDVRDGLKPVHRRVMYAMHVLSNDYNKPYKKSARVVGDVIGKYHPHGDSAVYDAIVRMAQDFSLRYTMIDGQGNFGSIDDDPPAAMRYTEVRMTKLTHQLLGDLDKDTVDWEDNYDGSERMPSVLPARFPNLLVNGATGIAVGMATNMAPHNLTEVVNACLAYAENAQISGEELMTYISGPDFPTGGIIHGRAGIQDAYRTGKGRLHIRGRYHIEPLSDTGPNRDRERIVFTEVPYQTNKAKLIERIAELVRDKKIEGISEIRDESDKDGMRIAIDLRRGEVAEVIVNNLFLQTPLESSFSINMVALDNGQPKLLTLRQLIAAFVRHRQEVVTRRTIYELNKAKARGHLLEGLTVALANIDDIIVTIKQSASRAEAREKLLANTWDSGTVVAMLTAAGRGGDSETAVRSVRPEFIEGEDLKNPYGLIENNESYRLSLEQVNAILEMQLHRLTGLEQDKLTEEYQDLLRVIAYLESILGDFDKLMAVIKEELIEIRDNFGDERRTDIIDSRTDFSREDLIPEQTVVMTISRTGYAKTQPIDDYVAQKRGGKGKSATAMKEDDVIDHLLVTSTHANVMCFTNNGRVFSLRGFEVPLASRGSRGRPLVNLISLDADETVTTILPVPQMSTEVAGRYVFFATANGTVKRVELEQFASIRSNGLIAIGLEDGDKLISARITNGDQDVMLFAASGKAIRFDENDARSMGRTAKGVRGMRIGKDDTIKSLVVIDDTVDEILIACENGFGKRTLIDEFNAQKRGGGGVIAIKTSERNGALVRATKVDPEDDIILISDKGTLVRTPVAQVASAGRNTQGVTLIRLSKDEKLVAMARVEYQEGDETLIEALKEDGIFDSDSTDANVDALGRVNSGEDTDLETPELEDVDADAENDSDYTDD; from the coding sequence ATGAGCGACTCGGTCAGTCCTATTGCCATCGTGGATGAAATGAAGCAGTCCTATTTGGATTATGCGATGAGTGTGATCGTCTCGCGCGCATTGCCCGACGTGCGTGATGGGCTAAAGCCGGTGCATCGCCGCGTGATGTATGCGATGCACGTGCTGTCAAACGATTATAACAAGCCGTATAAAAAGTCTGCGCGTGTGGTCGGTGACGTCATCGGTAAATATCACCCGCATGGTGACAGTGCTGTCTATGACGCTATCGTGCGTATGGCGCAGGACTTTAGCTTACGCTATACCATGATTGATGGCCAAGGTAACTTTGGCTCTATCGATGATGATCCACCGGCAGCGATGCGTTATACCGAAGTCCGTATGACCAAGCTGACCCATCAGCTGCTCGGCGATTTGGATAAAGACACCGTCGATTGGGAAGACAACTACGATGGTTCTGAGCGCATGCCAAGCGTCTTGCCAGCTCGTTTTCCTAACCTATTAGTGAATGGGGCGACTGGTATCGCAGTAGGTATGGCGACCAATATGGCGCCGCACAATTTAACCGAAGTGGTCAATGCTTGCCTAGCATATGCAGAAAATGCGCAGATTTCAGGCGAAGAGTTGATGACTTATATCTCGGGTCCTGACTTTCCTACCGGTGGTATTATCCATGGTCGCGCGGGTATCCAAGACGCGTACCGTACCGGTAAAGGCCGCTTGCACATTCGTGGTCGTTATCATATCGAGCCGTTAAGTGACACGGGGCCTAACCGTGACCGTGAGCGCATCGTCTTTACCGAAGTGCCTTATCAGACCAATAAAGCCAAGCTGATTGAGCGTATTGCTGAATTGGTGCGCGATAAAAAAATCGAAGGGATTTCTGAAATACGCGATGAGTCGGATAAAGACGGCATGCGTATCGCCATTGACTTACGTCGTGGGGAAGTCGCTGAAGTTATCGTGAATAATCTATTCTTGCAGACGCCGTTAGAATCTAGCTTTAGTATTAATATGGTCGCGCTCGATAATGGTCAGCCTAAGTTATTGACCTTGCGCCAACTGATTGCTGCGTTTGTGCGTCACCGTCAAGAAGTCGTGACCCGTCGTACGATTTATGAATTGAATAAAGCCAAGGCCCGTGGTCATTTGCTAGAAGGCTTAACGGTTGCCCTAGCCAATATTGACGATATCATCGTTACCATTAAGCAATCGGCAAGTCGTGCGGAAGCTCGTGAAAAGTTATTAGCGAATACTTGGGATTCCGGTACCGTAGTCGCTATGCTGACAGCGGCAGGTCGCGGTGGGGATAGCGAAACAGCAGTCCGCTCAGTTCGTCCTGAGTTTATTGAAGGTGAAGACCTGAAAAACCCGTACGGCTTGATTGAAAACAATGAGAGCTATCGTCTGTCATTAGAACAGGTTAACGCTATTCTTGAGATGCAATTGCACCGTCTAACCGGTCTTGAGCAAGACAAGCTAACCGAAGAATACCAAGACCTATTGCGCGTCATCGCTTACCTAGAGAGCATCCTAGGGGACTTTGATAAGCTAATGGCGGTTATCAAAGAAGAGTTAATTGAAATTCGTGATAACTTTGGTGATGAGCGTCGTACCGATATCATCGATTCGCGCACTGACTTTAGCCGTGAAGATTTGATTCCTGAGCAGACCGTGGTCATGACGATCTCGCGTACGGGTTATGCCAAGACCCAACCGATTGACGACTATGTCGCACAAAAACGGGGTGGCAAAGGCAAGTCAGCGACGGCTATGAAAGAAGACGACGTGATTGATCACCTGTTGGTGACGTCGACGCATGCGAACGTAATGTGCTTTACAAATAATGGCCGCGTCTTTAGTCTACGGGGCTTTGAAGTGCCGCTTGCCAGTCGTGGTTCGCGCGGTCGTCCGTTGGTTAACCTGATTTCTTTAGATGCTGATGAGACGGTTACAACCATCTTACCGGTACCGCAAATGAGTACTGAAGTGGCAGGGCGCTATGTGTTCTTTGCTACGGCTAATGGTACTGTGAAACGGGTAGAGTTAGAGCAATTTGCTAGTATCCGCTCTAACGGTCTGATTGCTATCGGCTTAGAAGATGGCGATAAACTAATTAGCGCCCGCATTACCAATGGCGATCAGGATGTTATGCTATTTGCTGCTAGTGGTAAGGCGATTCGCTTTGACGAAAACGATGCTCGCTCTATGGGTCGTACCGCCAAAGGGGTGCGCGGTATGCGCATCGGCAAAGACGATACGATCAAGTCTTTAGTGGTCATTGATGACACGGTTGACGAAATCCTGATTGCTTGTGAAAACGGCTTCGGTAAGCGGACGCTAATCGATGAGTTTAACGCGCAAAAACGTGGCGGTGGCGGTGTAATCGCTATTAAGACTAGCGAGCGTAATGGCGCTCTAGTCCGCGCTACTAAAGTCGATCCTGAAGACGATATTATTTTAATCTCGGACAAAGGCACTTTAGTACGTACGCCGGTTGCGCAAGTGGCCTCAGCGGGTCGTAATACGCAAGGTGTCACGTTGATTCGTTTGTCAAAAGATGAGAAGCTAGTCGCTATGGCGCGTGTTGAGTATCAAGAAGGAGACGAAACCCTGATTGAGGCGCTAAAAGAAGATGGTATCTTTGATAGCGACAGTACCGATGCCAATGTTGATGCGCTAGGGCGTGTGAATAGTGGTGAGGATACGGATTTAGAGACGCCCGAATTAGAAGACGTGGACGCTGATGCAGAGAATGACTCAGACTATACGGATGACTAA
- a CDS encoding ABC transporter ATP-binding protein — MTRQLSSTPDSQDFTTFKSAEERASSQVSSPTSSADSSGTNPSASGQPYFTVQDMAVGYGDVTVVDGMSFTLEQGEIGCFLGYSGCGKTTALRALAGLEPIRRGHIELNGRCLTSQTPQKSYTVLPAKRSMGMVFQDYALFGHLSVAKNIAFGIHRAPKAEQKARVAEILALVGLTEHANKRPNELSGGQQQRVALARALAPKPKLLLLDEPFSNLDVVLRESLATNVRDILKRTHTTAILVTHDQNEAFALADKIGVMQGGRLIQWAAPSMLYHEPATPFVADFIGEGTMIDGIMRSNHIESALGPISMDPSLDPYQCIEDGSTAPPKVFPTGAIVKVLVRPDDIVHDDNSPMTALVVGRVFRGANYLYQLQLSDGQQVLSLVPSHHDHAVGTHIGIRPLLKHLVLFEESQVTQAASNTDRSVSYSA, encoded by the coding sequence ATGACCAGACAGCTTTCATCGACGCCAGATTCACAAGATTTCACGACCTTTAAAAGTGCAGAAGAGCGAGCGTCTAGTCAAGTGAGCTCGCCAACCTCGTCTGCTGACAGTAGCGGCACCAACCCATCTGCGAGTGGCCAGCCTTATTTTACGGTGCAAGATATGGCGGTAGGGTATGGCGATGTCACGGTAGTCGATGGCATGAGCTTTACACTAGAGCAAGGGGAAATTGGCTGTTTCTTGGGCTATAGCGGTTGTGGTAAGACTACGGCACTGCGTGCGCTTGCTGGTCTAGAGCCCATACGTCGTGGTCACATTGAATTAAACGGTCGTTGCTTAACGTCACAAACGCCGCAGAAATCTTATACGGTGTTGCCGGCGAAACGTAGCATGGGTATGGTCTTCCAAGATTACGCCTTGTTTGGTCATCTCAGCGTGGCCAAAAATATAGCTTTCGGGATTCACCGAGCGCCAAAAGCGGAACAAAAAGCTCGCGTGGCAGAGATACTAGCCTTAGTGGGCTTGACGGAGCATGCGAATAAGCGACCCAACGAGCTCTCTGGTGGTCAACAACAGCGGGTGGCTTTAGCCCGTGCTTTAGCGCCCAAACCCAAGTTATTGCTGCTCGATGAGCCGTTCTCTAACTTAGATGTGGTGCTGCGCGAGTCGTTAGCGACCAACGTCCGCGATATCCTAAAGCGCACCCATACTACCGCCATACTAGTGACGCATGACCAAAACGAAGCTTTTGCTTTAGCAGATAAAATAGGCGTGATGCAGGGAGGGCGTCTGATTCAATGGGCGGCGCCCAGTATGCTGTATCATGAGCCCGCGACCCCTTTTGTGGCGGATTTTATCGGGGAGGGCACTATGATCGATGGCATTATGCGCAGCAACCATATTGAGTCTGCGTTAGGGCCTATATCGATGGACCCTTCCTTAGACCCTTACCAATGTATCGAGGATGGGTCTACTGCACCACCCAAAGTATTTCCCACGGGGGCTATCGTTAAAGTTTTAGTACGCCCAGACGATATTGTGCACGATGATAACAGCCCTATGACGGCACTGGTCGTCGGTCGGGTATTCCGCGGCGCCAATTATCTGTATCAATTACAATTATCTGATGGTCAGCAAGTCTTATCTTTGGTGCCCAGTCACCATGATCATGCCGTCGGCACCCATATCGGCATCCGCCCTTTACTCAAGCATTTGGTGCTTTTTGAAGAGTCGCAGGTCACGCAAGCGGCGAGCAACACGGATCGCTCGGTCTCATATTCTGCTTAA
- a CDS encoding ABC transporter permease: MPSKHAATNKHKAGHAFIAKSVLTLIAVFMLIPIVIVLLSWLQPLADIWPHMREYVLPEVLKNTAVLLTMVIVIAGGLGTALAWLTSMYRFPGQRFFAWALMLPLAMPAYVLAFVSAGIIDYSGPLQTTLRAFGVATGIPSIRNVWGAGIILSLAFYPYVYLLTRQAFLSQGRRAIEAGQMLGLSRLQVLFRLSLPQALPWIVGGLLLACMETLADFGAVSVFNVDTFTTAIYKAWFGFFSLVTAAQLAALLIGVVFVIMLFEQFWEARRTNGVTQGDNRRFETSTGARLLMSLFCALIFSIAFLVPFLQLLYWTAQNYQQDFDARYIGFVTNSLMIASMTTAFIALLAIIVAWIKRQYPDKVTKLLATFANLGYVVPGTVLAVGVFIPIAWLDNQLIGFGIIEKQIFSGSVLVMLLALSTRFMTVSFQPIDRQLQRLTVNQESAAELLSDSKLQRWRQVILPVLQPGVLTALLMGFVEVMKEMPITLMTRRQGWDTLAVRVFEMTSEGMWGRAALPSLLIVLVGLIPVWILLRQSDKNS; this comes from the coding sequence GTGCCTTCTAAACATGCTGCTACTAATAAGCATAAGGCGGGCCATGCTTTTATCGCTAAATCAGTGCTCACATTGATTGCGGTATTTATGCTCATTCCTATCGTAATCGTTTTACTGTCATGGTTGCAGCCGCTGGCGGATATTTGGCCACATATGCGCGAATATGTGCTGCCGGAGGTGCTAAAAAACACAGCGGTTTTATTAACCATGGTGATTGTGATTGCTGGCGGGTTAGGAACAGCATTGGCCTGGTTGACGAGTATGTATCGCTTTCCTGGGCAGCGCTTTTTTGCTTGGGCTTTGATGCTGCCGTTAGCGATGCCAGCGTATGTATTGGCCTTCGTGAGTGCCGGTATCATCGATTATAGTGGGCCTTTACAGACCACGTTACGGGCCTTTGGGGTGGCAACAGGTATTCCCTCAATTCGTAACGTTTGGGGCGCGGGGATTATTTTATCCTTGGCTTTTTACCCGTACGTTTATTTGCTAACCCGGCAGGCTTTTTTATCACAAGGTCGCCGCGCTATTGAAGCCGGTCAGATGCTGGGGCTGAGTCGGCTGCAAGTGCTGTTTAGATTGTCACTACCGCAAGCGCTGCCGTGGATAGTGGGCGGTTTGCTGCTCGCTTGTATGGAGACCTTGGCTGACTTTGGCGCGGTTTCGGTGTTCAACGTAGACACATTTACTACCGCTATTTATAAGGCTTGGTTTGGCTTCTTTAGTCTGGTGACTGCTGCGCAACTGGCGGCTCTGTTAATTGGCGTAGTCTTTGTGATTATGCTGTTTGAGCAGTTTTGGGAGGCGCGGCGTACCAATGGGGTGACCCAAGGCGACAACCGCCGTTTTGAGACTTCTACCGGCGCGCGGCTACTGATGAGTCTGTTTTGTGCGCTGATATTCTCGATTGCTTTTTTAGTGCCTTTTTTACAGCTACTGTACTGGACCGCACAAAACTATCAGCAAGATTTTGATGCGCGATACATTGGTTTTGTCACCAATAGCTTGATGATTGCATCGATGACGACCGCCTTTATCGCGTTACTGGCCATTATTGTGGCATGGATTAAGCGCCAATATCCTGATAAGGTAACTAAGTTATTGGCAACGTTCGCCAATTTAGGCTATGTCGTCCCTGGGACTGTATTGGCGGTAGGGGTATTTATCCCCATCGCTTGGTTAGACAATCAGCTGATTGGTTTTGGCATTATCGAAAAACAAATATTTTCGGGCAGCGTCTTGGTTATGCTATTGGCGCTATCCACGCGCTTTATGACCGTGAGTTTCCAACCCATTGATCGTCAGTTGCAGCGTTTAACTGTTAATCAAGAATCAGCCGCCGAATTACTCTCAGACAGCAAGCTACAACGTTGGCGCCAAGTCATTTTGCCGGTATTACAACCGGGTGTTTTAACCGCTTTGTTAATGGGCTTTGTCGAAGTCATGAAAGAGATGCCTATTACGCTTATGACTCGCCGGCAAGGCTGGGATACCTTAGCGGTGCGAGTGTTTGAGATGACCAGTGAAGGCATGTGGGGTCGGGCCGCGCTCCCCAGTCTCCTAATCGTCTTAGTGGGTTTGATACCCGTTTGGATTTTATTGCGACAAAGTGATAAAAATAGCTAG
- a CDS encoding methyltransferase domain-containing protein → MTDTAMTTHNSITEKTAPSANAAHAASPSTTLDNIEFPILEDRSFEGIADHFEKKVYGGLKGAIRLAVLRRDLGEQVARLSAELQRPLRILDVGAGLAQLSIELAQQGHKVTINDISNNMLSKAKALALAKTDDTTADAESHSKETEASETEDELKENQEQDSAVETPDWLSRTEWLVCPYQALEEQLTGQYDLILCHALLEWLAQPQDIMEFFARWLTKHGVLSLCFYNPVSFDYRNLIMGNFNLLNNSDYQSDNKKTLTPNNPVPKEEVTAWLAARDYQILGVSGLRVFHDYSPLKRGGHNHPDAVIEMELRYSSLDPYKWMGRYLHYLASPTA, encoded by the coding sequence ATGACTGACACTGCTATGACCACCCATAATTCAATTACCGAAAAAACTGCCCCTAGCGCTAATGCTGCGCATGCAGCTAGCCCCTCCACCACGCTGGATAACATAGAATTTCCAATATTAGAAGACCGTAGCTTTGAAGGTATCGCGGACCACTTTGAAAAAAAGGTTTATGGCGGCTTAAAAGGCGCTATTCGTCTGGCGGTATTACGCCGTGATTTAGGCGAGCAAGTAGCACGGCTCAGCGCTGAGTTACAGCGACCGTTGCGAATATTGGATGTGGGTGCAGGGCTAGCACAGTTGTCTATCGAATTGGCGCAACAAGGTCACAAGGTCACGATTAACGATATCTCTAACAATATGTTAAGTAAGGCAAAAGCGCTAGCGTTAGCTAAAACAGACGACACTACTGCTGACGCAGAAAGCCATTCAAAAGAAACCGAGGCTAGCGAAACAGAGGATGAATTAAAAGAAAATCAAGAGCAGGACAGCGCTGTAGAAACGCCTGACTGGCTATCGAGAACCGAATGGTTGGTTTGTCCCTATCAAGCGCTAGAGGAGCAACTTACGGGACAATATGACCTGATTTTATGCCATGCCTTGCTAGAATGGTTAGCCCAGCCCCAGGATATCATGGAATTTTTTGCTAGATGGTTGACCAAACATGGGGTTTTATCCCTGTGTTTTTATAATCCGGTAAGCTTTGATTATCGCAACCTTATTATGGGCAATTTTAATCTGCTGAATAATAGCGACTATCAATCCGACAATAAAAAAACCCTAACTCCTAATAATCCCGTGCCCAAAGAAGAAGTGACCGCTTGGCTGGCCGCCCGAGATTACCAAATATTAGGCGTATCAGGACTGCGTGTCTTCCATGATTACTCGCCATTAAAGCGCGGCGGCCACAATCATCCCGACGCGGTCATTGAGATGGAACTGCGCTACTCGAGCTTAGACCCGTATAAATGGATGGGCCGCTATTTGCATTATTTAGCCTCGCCAACAGCGTAA